TGGCGCGTTTCTGGCTGCCCCCAAGGTGGATTCACACCGACGACACTACAGCCCGCGGTTCCGCTCCTAAGAAACGTCCACCCCAAAGGGAAGGCGCGCACGGAGAAGCCGCGTTAAGTGTGCCCCGGGTGAACGCCCCCTCTTGCCTCCATTTCCCTCCAAAATGCAGGGTGCGTGTGACGTTCTTTTTGGCCAGGGAATTAAGTACTGGACGGTAGACACAGACCTAACAGGGGCAAGTTGGGTGGAATTCTGCCACCGACGAGTTGTATGACGTTGGACAAGTCCTTTTCTTCCTCGGAAATTGTATTCCATCTGGAAAAAGATTAGTATCTCTGGATGCCAGATGGCCACCACCTTGTCACCCTCAGTAATTGGCACCACATGGACGAGACGATCAACAATGTGAATCAGTGTTGTGCCCCTAACTTAGTTGCTTTAAGTACAGCGCTTATGTTGCTAgtataaaaattctttttttttttttttgtaaagaaaggAAGATTCATGGTGTCTGTCTGACAACATGCTCCAGGTAGTTAAAAAAACTTCTTGGAGGCTACAGTTATTTCCTGCTGATGTTTAGGATTACATTTGTGTCCCCCACCATCTGGTCCACCCCCTACACAACTCTGAGAGGTGGCTGGACGGGAGTCGCAGGTCTTCAGCATGAGGACTAAAACCTGCTCCTTGTTATTCATCATTTTCTAGTTTGAAAACCAAACAGTTGGCTGCAAAATTGGTTGTTTTAAGTAACCAAGTTCCCTGTCCTCTAGTCAATATCGATGAAGTCCATGCCTCAAGAATAGCTGACTTTTGTCTAAAGGTAGAGGAATAGACTCCCCTTTTCCTGGACTTCCGCTCCAGGCCAGACATGCTGAATTAGGGTTCCCAGGAGACCGGCCTGGCTGTTTGAGTAGTTGACACGTGGCCCAGATGGTCCTTGTCAAACAAATTCGGGACACAACGGTCGAGGTGTGTCCTCTCAAAGTGAGGTGGGTGGCCAGGGATTGTCAGCCTCTTTGGGAAGCATGTCAAAACAGGCTGCATTCCGGTCCTACCTGAGGCCCTTGGCGCTAGAATCGGCATTTTAACAAGGTCCCCAGGGGCTGGGTGCCCACTTACGGAGGAGAAGCCgggaggggctgtggggctgAGAGCTAGTGTCTCGTACTGTGCTTTGCAGCTGCAAGAACACTTTCCTGCTCACAGTTCTTCACATCTGTCCAGAGGTGGCTGTCTGTGACTGTCTTTGGGTTATCATGGTACTTTCACTCTTCACCGTGTTTGGATGGGGACCCCCAGCTTTGGGGGCAGAGCAGGCAGGTATTCAGACCTACCCGGTCCTTTCCAGACGTACTGTTCTGTGACCTCCTCTCAGGGACCCAGCACGGACTGCTGTCTTAGTTTAGAAGTGAGCCTAGTGCACTGAGTTACCTTAGGCCTCTGAACAACCAGTTTGATGTGGCTTGGGCCGTCTGGTTGGCTCACGCACTTGACGTCCATTTCTGAGCTTTGCAGGAAGATTGGTTGAAGCTCCTGCCGGTGGCTGTCACATTGACACTCTGGGAAGGTTTTTGATCTGTGAACTTtttgtggggtggtggtgggaggggcgGAGGGCAGGCCAATCGCTAAGCTGCACTGATAATGAGGCCCTGCCCTTTGGAGCCATGTGGAGCCCTTCTCAGAAATTCATGCCCAGTGGCCAGGCAGCAGTTCCCGGGAAGGGAAGGCCGCCGAGGCCCGGCTTACGGTGATCTCTCGCCTCCTCCCAGGGACATGAGGCGCCTGTTGTAGGCCCGAGAGAACTGCCGTCCTGGGGCCCGGTGGAGGAGGGGGCCGTCATGAAGTCCAGCCCTGCCATCCAAGCTGCCATCGACCTCACGGCAGGGGCCGCAGGTAACTCCAGAGAAAACCCTGTCTTCTGTTCAGGTACCTTCCACTAGTGAGGTCAAGTCAAAACACGGTGAAAATATTACCTTTTCCTCTCCGGGGGCAATGTGCTTCAACCCTGGAGATCCATTTAACGGACGTGTGTGCTGCACGCAGCGCAAGGTAGAGCGGTCCCCCGTGCTGGGGGCCAGGGTGTGGGGTGGGAGCGTCCCCGATTCACAGGTGGAGGCCGCGGCAGCTCAGGGCTGAAGGCACCTTTCTGTGGTCAGGTGGCTGTGATATACAGGTGACGTGGGCTCCACTCCGAGCCCAGCAGTGTTCAGGACCCTCAGAAATACCACCAGGAGGTGTCTCCAGAGAAACCCTGTTCCTGTCCTTACGACAGCCCTTTAGAGATGTCTTTGGTCAATGGGTCTAACGGTCGGCTGTCCTAGAACCCTGAAAGGAAAGGGGAGGCCCTAGGCGTGGCTGGGGATGGTGGGTTGAGCGTCGGGGCGAGCTCCAGGGCAGACTGCAGCCCCTGGGCACGAGCGACTCTTAAGAAGGCACACAGGTCACTCTTCAGAAAAATAACCCTGCTCAGCCTGAGGCATGTGGCAGAGTTGGAAGTTCGTGGGTTGAACGTGGCTCTGCAGATTCCTGGTGTGTTCTAGGGCCAGAGGAGCCGTGATTGAACACCCATACTTCCCAGCTGAGCCCGTCACCCTGCCGCCTGCACAGACTGTCCTATAGGGTCGCAGTGCTGGGGGGTGGAGAGGCCTGAGGGGTGGGCTGCCCGCTGCCTGTCCACTGGGACCTCCTGGGTCCGGGGTCCGAGCAGTCAGAGGCTGCCTTCCCTCTTCCTGTCATTACCTTAATGGTAAAAAAGAAATAGTGGTTCAGAGAAGAGTGAAGTCTTTCTTTCCCCAGGAGCCAAAGGTCAGCCCAGGCAGGCTAATGAGGAAGGTGGGGACGGGCAGCACAGACGCTGTCAGGAAGCCCAGGCAGCGGCTCCCCGGGGGAGACCGTGAGGAGGGCCTGCCGGGCGTGGGGCTACGGGCTGCCTGGGTCCTGCCACAGCGGCCTGTAGCCTGACGGCTACCTTTACGTCAGCCCCTCGCCCTGCTGAGGACTTGAGCCGCAGGCCCCCAGGCCCCGTGCGGcatcctgccccctccctccgTGCCATGCGGACCGTGGGGACAGTGGCCCCATTTACATGCCCCTGGTGTCCTCTTACGGTCCCATGAATGCTCTGGGCTCAGTTTTGTCTCTTCAGCAGGAGGGTATTTAACCACATGGGAGACTCTCAGCTTTTGGAATTAAATGTCCTTCAGTCAGTCTGTTTCCGTCTATCAAAGGTGTAGATCTATTGTGATAGAATTGAAAAGGTTCCTTTTCCTATAAAGGCATTTATGTGTGGACAGGTATTTGGGGCCACATTTGTGACTGACAGTAGATATTAAAAGACGTAAATTGCAGCAGTGCTGGGAGTCGCTGTGTAAGGCATTTGCTTCTTTACGACGGTATGGCATGTATGGCCCTTATCCATACCAGCACTGAGGTTTCCTGATGACGGGGGCAGGTGTTCCGCACTGCCCGGGGGTGTCTGACTTTGGAGGACCAGAGGCTCCTTTGCGGGGGTCTGTGGACTCCGCCTGGCAGGTGACCTAAGGACTTTCTACTGGAGGCGCCTGGTGTGCAGACCAGAAGCCTCAGTCCACTTGGAGGGGTCTCGGTCATTGAATGATGGAGCCGGAAGGGCCTTCAGAGACTGCTGGCTCTTCTGCTTGCAGATGTCGAAGAGGGGCCAGAGAAGGACAGCAGCTCTGTCCAAGGCCGTGCAGCTGGAGGGTGCGGACAGAACGCGGACCCCCGGTGCTTGGGCCTTGTCCTGTTGGTCTGTTTTCCTGGGGGACGCATgcctgaggtgggggttgggTTGGAGCCCCCACCACCCAGCTCTTTGGATTTGGGGGTTTGCGGCCAGCCGTGGCCAGGGGCAGAGGACCCCCATTGTTTTGTGGACACGGCTCCCCAAGGATGTGGTTAGTACGGAATAGCAGAGCCGATCCAGTGCGAGGTGCTGTGGGGAAGCGTCCAGGCGTCCTCTGCTCTTACTGTCTCGTGAGCTGAGCAGCCTGACACCTGTGGAATCTAGAGCCTCCGCTCTGCGGCGCAGCAGCCGTGTTCGGCTAGTGTGACCGGGGATGTGCGGATGGAGTGGACCGGGCCCTTCTGGTTGGAGGTCTGCTGCTCGGCCTTCTCCTCTGCCGCCCTCGAGCTGTCCTTCCTCGCGGacgctgccccctccccagtAGATTGCCTCAATGTCTCATCGCTCGCTCACCCCGCTGTGCTGAGGACTGAAAACCCACAGCATCACCGTGGCAAGGGTGGAGGGTGACGCGGTCTGAGCGTCTCTCTTGCGGAGTGAAATGCAGGGCCAGGTGTGACCCCCGTGGAAGCATACAGAGGCCATTTCCATTTGGCTCTTATGGAGAAGGAGGTGATTGGAGGCCTAAGCGCTGAACAAGCGGAAAAGTATTTAATTACGATACGTTACTTACATTTTCACTGACTTGGCAGATCTTAGGACCTGCTAGGTCGTGGCACTCGGTGGCTTCAGAATGGCTATCACCCACCTGGAGGCACGGTGAACACCTGCTGGTGCCAGCTGTGTGGGTTAAGTTCCATGGGCCAGGAGCTCAGTGCCCTGGACGAAAGGAGAGAATCATAGCCAGCATTTGAAAATTCATTAGTCTCCCGCCTTCTTACTGGGAATGCAACTATTACAGACATGCAAGCAATGCATATTGCAATATGACCATAATCTCTGAACTGTTTAGGATGATGGTGAAAATATGGAAAACTTCCAGTTAAAATATTTGTGCATGCCTTATTCAGTTTATTTGCATCTAGGTTGTCTAAATTATCCACCTTAAAAATTCTGACAGTTTCAACCCATGAACTTCCAACTCTGCCACGTTTACCTCTTTGgggatttaaattattttgatataatgAGGATCTTATTTTATTCTAGCCCGTCAGTACCTGGGACCAAATACCCTAATTATAATCACATTTATTAAATTCCACTAGTTCAGACTTGAGGATGATGTGGCAAGACACAGCAGAAATTATCATTGCtctcctagaagaaatggacaatagCATAGGGTCTTGGAGGTCACACTTGTGATTGCTTAAGAGGTCAGTTTTCAGATTCCACTGGAAATGTCTGCTTATCCGCCAATAATTGGGAATTGTTCTTAACAGCCCTATTTTCCACGACCTACTTGGAGTGACTGAACGATGTCCAAGTTATGAAAttgcatttcttaaatattttttgcgAGCCTGCCCTTCAACTGTGATAAGACTTGAGTAATATCGCCCAAAGGTCGTGTTACCTGATGCGAGCAGGGGACGTCTCTGGCCCGGTGGCCTCTCAGGCCCAAGGAAGGTGGAGCATTAAGCAGCAGCTGTTCCCAGAGTGCTGGCCCGGCCGGGGTCTGGGGACAGCACGGGTCGTTAGAATACATTCTCTTCCTTACGTTCAGAAATTTTACTGAAGTAATTAACACCGTGTGGGATTTTCTGTATTTAATGCTCTTAAGGTGTAAGAGGATATAAATATATGATTTATGCTCATCAGAGTTGTACTTCGGTGCATTCCCTCTCTGAATACAAACCATTAATTGGTAGAGTTCAAGTAAGAGGTTTTTTCCATAGAGTTGAACGTTTAGCTCTTCAGGGATTAATCAGCCGGACTCTTTTCGTCTTTATCCCGTTGCCTGATCCTCTGTGATTTTTCTGTTACAGTAATAGGTACCCCTGGGCGTTAGGCAGAGGAGTGATTAACTCTTCCCAGACTCCCCCTGCCTCTCCTGTGTATTtggggaacacacacacacatgtgtgcagtAACTATTAACACTTGTGTAGCAGCCAAGTTAGGCTAAGTCTTCTCATCCATTTTTTTACTTAGTTCTCACACTAACGCAGTGAGCAGTCGAGGGTCTGGTGCTGCATTGCGTGTCCAGGATCTCACAGCAGAGCCACGCTTCCAGCCCAGGTCCCTCGGACCCCTTTCCCAAGGCTCCTAAACACACACCACACTTTGCATCGTGGGGCTTTGACTTGAACACACCTGTTTTCCTACCTAGTGGCAGCAGCGTCAGGGCTGGAGCTGCGTGCCGGTACACTGGGGCCCCTAGGAGTCATTTACTGGGGTGTttggccaggaggcagggaggagaaagaggtcAAATGAACCGAAGCAGAGGTGGGCCCCGGGGCAGGCGGCCTGCCCCCGCTCCGCAGCTCACTGTGTGCTAGGCCACAACAGCCGGCCTGTGCTGGAGAAGGGCTTCTCTCCTGGTTGCAGGGGGCACAGCGTGTGTCCTGACCGGGCAGCCCTTCGACACAATGAAGGTGAAGATGCAGACATTCCCCAGCTTGTACAGGGGCCTCTCCGACTGCTGCCTGAAGACCTACTCCCAGGTGGGCTTCCGGGGGTTCTACAAGGGGACCAGCCCGGCGCTGATCGCCAACATCGCCGAGAACTCTGTTCTCTTCATGTGCTACGGCTTCTGCCAGCAGGTGGTGCAGAAAGTGGTGGGACTGGACAAGCAGGCTAAGCTGAGGTGAGTTGGGGACACAGTTGCTTTATctgtttggttaaaaaaaaagatgacaccGCTGTACAGCTGAGATTTGTATGATACCTTATGGGGAAgaatatttcctttcttaaaatcaCTACTTTCTTTCTGATTATGAAGACGCACACTGTTACTGTTTAGAGCTTGGGAAACATGTTTCATGCAGGAGAAGAATTGCATGATCCACCGTGGAGAAGAAATGCTGGGACGGGTTGGTGTTCTGGGAAGACGCTGTTCACGTGCTCACTGGGTGCTGGCTCTGCGGTTGCGTtgctggcctgacaccagaggTGCACCTGTGAGCATGCTCGGGTTCCACTTCAGCAAATGTGCAGTGTGGGGGGAAGCTGCCTGAGCCACGTGGGCTGGAGGAGAAACTTGGAATTTTAGGAGGCATCCAGCGCATCTGAGCAGGCGCAGGGGAACCCACTGCTTCCTTGGCCGCGTCCACCCCAAACGGCAGACCTTGGCTCGTGCTTGCTCGTCCCTTAGGCAGTCATCACACGGAGACTAAAAAGAATTCAGAAGCCGCTAGGATgtgtggccatcctgcctcagaACACTGAGTCgttttaaatcacttaaaatcaTTGTTACCAGCTTCGTGGCTGCAAAGGCCTCCCCCTTGGTTGTTTCAGTGGGACTTGGGAGGCCCTGTGGGAAGCGCGGGCCCCACAGGACTGAGGCAGGTTCCTTCCATGCAGTGTTCTCTGGAGGTGCCTGGAGGTCTGAAGATGGGCCTTCTGTGGGCCGGAAGCCTGCCTTGGTGGAGGGACGCCATCTCGGTCATGAAGGCTTGGGACTGGGGGAGCCCACCCAGGGAGGGGGCgcctggggagggctgcgcaCTGGTGCTGCGGCCTCCCAGCACAGGGGGGCCGGGGGGGGAAGGAAGTGCTTGGAGAGACTGGGAGTGAGGGCGTCTTCAGCATCCCCAGCGCGGCACAGGTCAGGGGCGAGGACGGAGGCAGTGAGCAAGCGTGTGAGACGGAGGAAGTGCTGAGCAGGGCCCCATCTTCACCCCGGGCCCCCCGGCACTTCTCATCTTCTCCCTCCGGTAGGACAGTGTTGCTGGTTCCCTGGGGAAGCGCAGCTTCGAGCTTAGGCTCTGACGCGTGCCGTGTGTGGTTAGTCGCCCACCGTGGTCCTGTCCCTCTGACACAGGACACCGGAGAGGTGCTGATGTGTTCACGGCCACGTGCTCTGGGCCGACAGCTGAGCAGCTGGAGCAAGCCCCCGTCCTCGCGGCTCTGTCCGTGTTCCTTCCGGGACCACAGCTGGGGCGCTGGAGCCTTCTTGGGGGGGTCAGATCGCAGAAAAGACGAATGAGCAGAAGGTGAAGAACCCGTGCGACCTCCTGCAACAGCGTTGTGAACGTTTGTCTGCCTCGGCTTGAACGCCCCCGGGTCGTGTTCTCCTTTGCCCTTTGGATGGGGTCTTGTAGCAGGAGTGTTCAGGCACACGTGTGCTGCACGGGGGGCAAGCAGGTGGTTCTTACAGAATCCCGTCCTGTGCCTGTTGCTGTTCCAGCTCCAAGTGCTCTCACCGTGGCCACGTGGGGCCCATGGCTCATTTAGTGCCCTGGGGGATGAAAGCATTTACGAGGCAAAGTCCATTGCGCATGTGACGCGGCCCTGCCCTTGCACAGGCATCTGGGCCAGTACTGCATCTCAGTGTCAATAGACACCTACGTTTATCGATGCCGCCTCTGTCCTGGAAAACTTGGCAGACTCCGGTTAATGACCCTGGTACTGCCTGACAGCAGGCTGACCAAGTCCCTGGGGGAGGCCAAGTATGGACGTGGCTGAAGGAACCCATGCTGAGCTTTGGTTCTGGCAAACGAGCTAAGTGGGGGTGCGTGGGAAgggatagaggccgcaggcaggcCCCCTGCCCTGGGAGGCTGTGAGACTGTCCCCCAGGGAACTCCTACTGGGTCCCAGCTCCAGGCCCCATGGGTGACTGCGGCAAACACTTCTGTTCTTATGTTGATGCACGTTCACGCCTCCATTTAGTTTTCCAGCTCAGCCCTTCTACCTGCAGCCACCCAGCTCGCCGCCTCCCGCCGGCTTCCCTCTCTCCCCGGGCACCGCGgcgccctccctgtgccctctgtGTTGCTGAGGCAGGAGGTCACCAGCCAGACTGGGAAGCCTTCCTGTCCTGAGCAGCTTTTTGGTTACGAAGTCACCCCGGGTCTTCATCTGTGGCAGCGACCTTGCCGGTCTGATTGCTCCAGGCTTTGGGACATGCAGGGGCGGCCTCAGAGCCTCCTTTCATTTAAAGCTCGGTGGTAAATGCACCGGAGTGTTATGGTGCCTGTTGCTGGATGGTGGGGCTCGTGGGTGATACTTTTCCTCCTCCGGGGTTTTTGGTTGGGTTTTCTGTGCCGCTGTAACAAAGTGCCATCGACTGGGAGGCTCAAACAACAAACTCGTCTCTCAGTCTGGAGACTGGCGAGTCTGCGGTCGAGGTGCTGGCTGCCTTGGTGCCCAGGGGCAGCTCTGCTCCTGGCCTGCAGGGGCATCTGCCCTCTCACCGTGCCCTCACGTACCAGGGAAGAGCACGAGCTAGCGCTCTGGTGTCTTCCCATGAAGACTCCACCCTCGTGACCTAaccatctaaacctaattacttcccaaagccaccccccccccccccgacaatacagtcacactgggggcCAAGGCTTCAGTACAGGAACTTGGGGAGGCAGGGCACACATTCAGTCCGTGACCCTCTAATAAGCAGAGCGTGGATTTTGCTGTCAGGCCGACATGGGGTGGAACTGCACTGCCCTCCAGTAGCTGTGTGAGGTTGGGGACGTTACGTACCCTCTCTGTGTCGTCATTTTCCCACATGGGCATTGGGGTGTTGCTGAAGGACCCTTAGCTGAAACGACGTTGCCGGTCCCTGCAGGGAGCTCAGGGGGCCCGTCTCTTGCTCCTGCCCCCCTGGGGCCACGTGGTGGGTGCCCCATGAAAGAACAGCCAGGCAAGTCACAGGTCCCCTGCGCTGTGTCCTTCCAGTGACCTGCAGAACGCGGCCGCCGGCTCCTTCGCCTCTGCGTTTGCTGCGCTGGTGCTGTGCCCCACTGAGCTTGTCAAATGCCGGTTGCAGACCATGCATGAGATGGAGACGTCCGGAAAGATCACCAGAAGCCAGAAGTAAGTGCTGCTCGGGCACAAACCTCAGGGCTCTGTTGCCTTGGAGTACTGAGTGTCTGAGATTTTATACTGTCCTgacgtcaggtggcagatagagaAGCACACTTGCTACTCCAAAACGCTGTGTTCCTAGAACACTTTCCCCCATCAGGCAGAGGACAGTTTTCTGAACGGACTGTCTGTGATGGCTGAaccaagccccccaccccacaggatGTTGTGGGCAGACATTTAATAGCCTGGAAGCAGAGGAGCCAGGAGCTTATGTCCACCCCCCTTTGGCCTGTTGAGTGCAGGAGACACGCTCACCGACTGTATCTGGAGGCACAGGGCAGACGGGTTTGGAACCATGTCCAAGAGCTGGGCGTTCATACGTGCCCGCTGGGATTCTGAGGTGAATGTTTGAATCCTGTTCCCAGGTTTCACACGGGCTGGTCACCCCAGATCCTGGTGGTACCTTCCTTTACCTTCCTCTTGAATTCTTCTACACCTGCAACGGGCCCCCGTTGTGGAAACCTCAGCAAAACTCCTGAGGGCAGCTGCTCTTCAGTGATGACATCGATGTCCGGCTGAGTCTAGAAACGAGTCCCCTGACCCTGGTAGGGGGGCACATATGCAGTGACTTACCTGAACTGTAAAGCAATTTGTTGTCCTTACTGATCTCAGAACTTTCTTATTTATCTTGACATCTGGTTGACTGAAGTTTTGGTCGTGGACATTGCTGTGGTTAATTAGCTCAAAGCCTGTACGTCTGCTGGGAAAAACCAGTAATGGGACCATTTTCAGAGGGATAGGCCCCCCCCAGTGAGGATGGGGTTTTAAATT
This genomic interval from Manis javanica isolate MJ-LG chromosome 1, MJ_LKY, whole genome shotgun sequence contains the following:
- the SLC25A15 gene encoding mitochondrial ornithine transporter 1 isoform X1 codes for the protein MKSSPAIQAAIDLTAGAAGNSRENPVFCSGGTACVLTGQPFDTMKVKMQTFPSLYRGLSDCCLKTYSQVGFRGFYKGTSPALIANIAENSVLFMCYGFCQQVVQKVVGLDKQAKLSDLQNAAAGSFASAFAALVLCPTELVKCRLQTMHEMETSGKITRSQNTVWSVVKSILRKEGPLGFYQGLSSTLLREVPGYFLFFGGYELSRSFFASGRSKDDLGPVPLMLSGGVGGICLWLAVYPVDCVKSRIQVLSMSGKQAGFIGTFISVVKNEGVTALYSGLKPTVIRAFPANGALFLAYEYSRKLMMNQFEAH
- the SLC25A15 gene encoding mitochondrial ornithine transporter 1 isoform X3, giving the protein MKSSPAIQAAIDLTAGAAGGTACVLTGQPFDTMKVKMQTFPSLYRGLSDCCLKTYSQVGFRGFYKGTSPALIANIAENSVLFMCYGFCQQVVQKVVGLDKQAKLSDLQNAAAGSFASAFAALVLCPTELVKCRLQTMHEMETSGKITRSQNTVWSVVKSILRKEGPLGFYQGLSSTLLREVPGYFLFFGGYELSRSFFASGRSKDDLGPVPLMLSGGVGGICLWLAVYPVDCVKSRIQVLSMSGKQAGFIGTFISVVKNEGVTALYSGLKPTVIRAFPANGALFLAYEYSRKLMMNQFEAH